One Pyxicephalus adspersus chromosome 3, UCB_Pads_2.0, whole genome shotgun sequence genomic window carries:
- the ABCA1 gene encoding phospholipid-transporting ATPase ABCA1 isoform X1, which yields MTYCTQLGLLLWKNFTYRRRQTLQLLVEVAWPLFIFFILISVRLSYPPYEQHECHFPNKAMPSAGTLPWVQGIICNSNNPCFRYPTPGESPGVVGNFNRSIVSRLFSDARKLLLYSHKDTSGKDLHKFLTSLHRFRGTGLKLRECLMDNEKFTTFLQQNISMPPIVVEEIMNADLKLEQVLLSGFQIRLKDLCNNSRLTEYVTIHNEEVAKFSQTVLCALPEDKLNLLEHEFRSNIDLLKPFTKEMTSRSFPVLREVTDNLLHSLGQLAKEVITMRSWADMRQEVMFLTSVNSTASPNSLYQAVSRIVCGHPEGGGLKIKSLNWYEDNNYKALFGGGEGGENGTEEESTAVYDNSTTPYCNDLMMTLESSPLYRMIWRALKPLLVGKILYTPSTPATRLLMSEVNKTFQELSVFRDLGAMWEEVRPQIKTFLESSKEMDLVRTLLTNKGSKQFLDHQLNSTGWTSEDISRFLAKEVAEAQDGSGTTYTWREALNETDRVVLTMSRFMECVNLDKLEAADTEEILVDKSMELLNERKFWAGIVFVDLPDNDTVLPQHIKYKIRMDIDNVERTNKIKDGYWDPGPRADPFEDMRYIWGGFTYLQDVIEQAIIRIQTGTEKRTGVYVQQMPYPCYVDDVFLRVMSRSLPLFMTLAWIYSVAVIIKGIVYEKEARLKETMRIMGLDSGILWLSWFISSLIPLLMSAGLLVLILKVGNLLPYSDPGVVFVFLSMFGIVTISQCFLISTIFSRANLAAACGGIIYFTLYLPFVLCVAWQDYIGFPLKIFASFLSPVAFGFGCEVFALFEEQGVGVQWGNLLDSPLHEDGYSLTTSSFLMLFDTLLYGVMTWYIEAVFPGQYGIPRVWYFPFTKSYWCGEKPKENFHHPSLQKGSSEVLMEEEPAHLSLGVSIQNLVKIYRNGKKVAVDGLSLSFYEGQITSFLGHNGAGKTTTMSILTGLFPPTSGTAYIMGKDIRTELNSIRQNLGVCPQHNVLFDMLTVEEHIWFYARLKGLSEEKVKAEMEQMVKDVGLPNKKKSKTSQLSGGMQRKLSVALAFVGGSKVVILDEPTAGVDPYSRRGIWELLLKYRQGRTIILSTHHMDEADILGDRIAIISQGKLCCVGSSLFLKNQLGTGYYLTLVKRDTDSSLSSCRNSSSTMSYLKKDSSSSAPTYKESQSSMLAAPSGVGPTGTVITKHNKHTAQRRREAKSREDSVSQSSSDAGLGSDHESDTLTIGLADVSAISNLINKHVPEARLVEDIGHELTYVLPYEAAKEGAFVELFHEIDDRLFDLGISSYGISDTTLEEIFLKVAEDTGVDAETSDGTLPARRKRYAFGDHQSCLRPFTEDDNFDTNDSDMDPESRETDYLSGIDGKGSYQMKSWSLMRQQFTALLWKRLLYAKRSKKGFFAQIVLPAVFVLIALLFSLIVPPFGKYPSLELQPWMYDEQYTFLSNDAPEDPGTQDLLKALLEKPGFGTACMDGYSVPGVSCSGEDNEWRTEFVPQSVEDLFLYGNWTMENPSPACECSNENTKKMLPVCPPGAGGLPPFQKVQNTSDVLQNLTGRNISDYLVKTYAQIIGKSLKNRMWVNEFRYGGFSLGASSSPALPPSEEVLASIKHIKRRLDLARNGAANRFLDSFGIFMKGLDAKDNVKVWFNNKGWHAITAFLNVMNNAILRSKLPEGTDPAKYGITAFNHPLNLTKEQLSEVALMTTSVDVLVSICVIFAMSFVPASFVVFLIQERVSKAKHLQCISGVKPVIYWLANFVWDMCNYIVPATLVIIIFVCFQQDSYVSSSNLPVLALLLLLYGWSITPLMYPASFLFKIPSTAYVVLTSVNLFIGINGSVATFVLELFTSNKLSNINEILKSVLLIFPHFCLGRGLIDMVKNQAMADALERFGENRFVSPMSWDLVGRNLFAMAVQGLVFFIITLLIQYRFFIKPRPVTAKLPPLIDEDDDVARERQRIINEGGRSDILEIKALTKVYRTKRKPAVDRLCVGIPPGECFGLLGVNGAGKTTTFKMLTGDTDVTAGEAFLKGHSILSNMQDVHQNMGYCPQFDAINELLTGREHLELYALLRGVPEKEVCKVAEWAIRKLGLVKYSEKCAGAYSGGNKRKLSTAIALIGGPPVVFLDEPTTGMDPKARRFLWNCALSVIKEGRSVVLTSHSMEECEALCTRMAIMVNGRFRCLGSVQHLKNKFGDGYTIVVRIAGSNPDLKPVEDFFSHAFPGSVLKEKHRGMLQYQLRSSQSSLARIFSILSKNKKKLHIEDYSVSQTTLDQVFVNFAKDQSDDDHLKDLSLHKNQTVVDMSVLTSFLQDEKVKESYV from the exons GTCATTTTCCAAACAAGGCAATGCCATCTGCCGGGACATTGCCATGGGTGCAAGGTATTATATGTAACTCCAACAACCCGTGTTTCCGGTACCCAACACCAGGGGAGTCACCAGGTGTGGTTGGCAACTTCAATAGGTCAAT AGTTTCTCGCTTGTTCTCTGATGCACGGAAATTGCTGCTATACAGTCACAAAGACACAAGTGGGAAGGACTTGCACAAATTCTTGACAAGTTTACATAGGTTTAGGGGCACAG GCTTAAAGCTTAGGGAATGTTTAATGGATAATGAGAAGTTTACTACCTTTCTTCAGCAAAATATAAGCATGCCTCCCATTGTAGTAGAGGAGATAATGAATGCAGACCTCAAACTGGAACAG GTTTTATTGTCTGGATTTCAAATACGGTTGAAGGATTTGTGCAATAACTCTAGGCTAACAGAATATGTCACAATACACAATGAAGAAGTTGCAAAATTTAGCCAGACAGTACTCTGTGCTCTTCCAGAGGACAAACTCAACCTGCTGGAACATGAGTTCCGTTCCAATATTgatcttttaaagccttttacg AAAGAAATGACATCCAGATCTTTCCCTGTGCTGAGAGAGGTTACAGATAACTTGCTGCACAGCCTGGGTCAACTTGCCAAAGAG GTTATAACTATGAGAAGTTGGGCAGACATGAGGCAGGAAGTCATGTTCCTGACCAGTGTGAATTCCACAGCCTCACCAAACTCTTTATACCAAGCGGTCTCACGTATTGTGTGTGGCCATCCTGAAGGAGGAGGACTGAAGATCAAGTCCCTCAACTGGTATGAAGACAATAACTACAAGGCACTGTTTGGAGGCGGTGAAGGAGGAGAAAATGGCACAGAGGAAGAGTCAACAGCTGTCTATGACAACTCCACAA CCCCCTATTGTAATGACCTGATGATGACTTTGGAGTCCAGCCCACTATACAGAATGATCTGGAGAGCACTGAAGCCGTTACTTGTTGGTAAAATCCTCTATACACCAAGCACCCCAGCCACACGCTTGTTAATGTCAGAG GTCAACAAAACTTTTCAGGAGTTGAGTGTGTTTCGGGATCTTGGAGCAATGTGGGAGGAGGTTCGGCCACAGATTAAAACATTTCTAGAAAGCAGCAAGGAAATGGATCTTGTTAGG ACTCTGTTAACCAATAAAGGGAGCAAACAGTTCTTAGATCACCAACTAAATTCAACAGGATGGACATCAGAGGACATCTCTAGGTTCTTGGCCAAAGAAGTAGCAGAAGCTCAGGACGGGAGTGGAACCACTTACACCTGGAGAGAAGCTCTAAATGAGACAGACCGCGTTGTACTAACCATGTCCCGCTTCATGGAG tGTGTCAACTTGGACAAGTTGGAAGCAGCGGATACTGAGGAGATACTTGTTGATAAGTCCATGGAACTTTTGAATGAGAGAAAGTTTTGGGCAGGCATTGTCTTTGTGGACCTGCCTGATAATGACACAGTGTTGCCCCAACATATCAAGTATAAAATCCGCATGGATATAGACAATGTGGAAAGAACCAACAAGATTAAGGATGG CTATTGGGATCCAGGTCCTCGTGCCGATCCATTTGAAGACATGCGTTACATCTGGGGAGGGTTTACATACCTGCAAGATGTTATTGAACAAGCCATCATCAGAATACAAACTGGAACAGAGAAGAGGACAGGAGTCTATGTCCAGCAAATGCCCTACCCATGTTATGTGGATGACGT atttcttcGTGTTATGAGTCGTTCACTGCCTTTGTTTATGACCTTAGCCTGGATCTATTCTGTAGCTGTAATCATCAAGGGCATTGTTTATGAGAAAGAAGCTCGTCTCAAAGAAACCATGAGAATTATGGGTCTTGACAGCGGAATCCTATGGCTGAGTTGGTTTATTAGTAGTTTAATTCCTCTTCTAATGAGCGCTGGCTTGTTGGTACTGATCTTGAAG GTGGGAAACCTTCTACCCTACAGTGATCCAGGTGTGGTCTTCGTCTTCCTGTCTATGTTTGGAATAGTGACCATATCACAATGCTTTTTGATCAGCACCATTTTTTCAAGAGCCAACTTGGCAGCAGCTTGTGGTGGCATCATCTACTTTACCCTTTACTTGCCTTTTGTTCTGTGTGTAGCTTGGCAAGACTACATTGGATTCCCACTAAAGATTTTTGCT AGCTTTTTGTCACCTGTGGCTTTTGGGTTTGGCTGTGAAGTCTTTGCCCTCTTTGAAGAACAAGGTGTTGGGGTGCAGTGGGGTAATCTTTTGGACAGTCCTCTCCACGAAGATGGGTACAGTCTCACCACCTCTAGCTTCCTGATGCTTTTTGATACACTTTTGTATGGAGTAATGACTTGGTATATTGAAGCTGTCTTTCCAG GCCAGTATGGAATACCTAGAGTTTGGTACTTCCCGTTTACAAAATCCTATTGGTGTGGAGAGAAACCTAAGGAGAACTTTCACCACCCATCCTTACAAAAAGGATCATCTGAAG TTCTCATGGAAGAAGAGCCTGCTCACCTTTCTTTAGGAGTCTCCATCCAGAACCTGGTGAAGATTTATCGTAATGGTAAAAAGGTGGCAGTGGATGGCCTATCATTAAGCTTCTACGAAGGACAGATCACTTCCTTTTTGGGACACAATGGAGCAGGAAAAACTACAACAAT GTCTATATTGACTGGGTTGTTCCCACCAACCTCTGGCACAGCTTACATAATGGGAAAAGACATTCGCACAGAGCTCAATTCTATTAGACAGAACTTAGGAGTTTGTCCTCAGCATAATGTACTCTTTGATAT GCTCACTGTTGAAGAGCACATCTGGTTTTATGCACGACTGAAAGGACTCTCAGAAGAAAAGGTAAAAGCAGAAATGGAACAGATGGTTAAGGACGTTGGCCTTCccaataagaaaaaaagcaagaCAAGTCAGCTGTCAG GAGGTATGCAAAGAAAGCTGTCGGTAGCCTTGGCCTTTGTGGGCGGATCAAAGGTTGTCATTCTCGATGAGCCCACAGCTGGAGTTGACCCATATTCACGTAGAGGTATCTGGGAGCTGCTTCTTAAATACAGACAAG GGAGGACAATTATCCTGTCCACACATCACATGGATGAAGCAGACATCCTCGGTGACCGGATTGCTATAATATCCCAAGGAAAACTGTGTTGTGTTGGCTCATCTCTTTTCCTAAAGAACCAACTGGGAACTGGCTACTACCTTACACTGGTGAAGAGGGACACTGACTCTTCCCTAAGCTCTTGCAGGAATAGCAGCAGTACAATGTCCTATCTGAAAAAG GACAGCAGCAGTTCAGCTCCTACTTACAAAGAGAGTCAGAGCTCGATGCTGGCAGCACCCTCAGGAGTGGGGCCTACAGGAACGGTGATTACTAAACATAACAAACATACAGCACAACGGAGGAGAGAAGCCAAGAGTAGG GAGGATAGCGTCTCCCAGAGTAGCTCAGATGCGGGCCTGGGCAGTGACCACGAAAGTGACACACTTACAATA GGTCTGGCAGATGTCTCTGCGATTTCAAACCTCATTAACAAACATGTACCTGAAGCACGGCTTGTGGAGGATATCGGACACGAGCTTACCTATGTCCTGCCTTATGAAGCTGCCAAGGAAGGAGCATTTGTGGAACTTTTCCATGAAATAGATGACCGTCTCTTTGACCTTGGTATCTCCAGCTATGGAATATCAGACACCACCCTAGAAGAG ATCTTCCTGAAAGTAGCTGAGGATACCGGTGTGGATGCCGAAACATCAg ATGGTACACTCCCTGCAAGAAGAAAGAGATATGCATTTGGAGACCATCAAAGCTGTCTGAGACCTTTTACTGAGGATGACAATTTTGATACAAATGATTCCGACATGGACCCAg AATCCCGGGAGACAGATTATCTGAGTGGTATAGATGGGAAAGGCTCCTACCAGATGAAGAGCTGGAGTTTGATGAGGCAGCAGTTTACTGCCTTACTTTGGAAAAGGTTGCTCTATGCCAAGCGCagcaaaaaaggcttttttgCCCAG attgttctGCCAGCGGTGTTTGTACTCATTGCACTGTTGTTTAGCCTTATCGTACCACCATTTGGAAAATACCCCAGCCTGGAGCTTCAGCCTTGGATGTACGATGAACAGTATACTTTCTTAAG taATGATGCCCCGGAGGACCCTGGTACTCAGGATCTTTTGAAAGCTCTGCTTGAAAAGCCTGGATTTGGAACCGCATGCATGGATGGTTATTCTGTTCC GGGTGTCTCTTGCTCTGGTGAAGATAATGAATGGAGAACAGAGTTTGTACCTCAGTCTGTTGAGGACCTTTTTCTCTATGGAAACTGGACAATGGAAAACCCTTCACCAGCCTGTGAGTGCagcaatgaaaatacaaaaaagatgcTCCCTGTGTGTCCACCTGGGGCTGGTGGTCTGCCACCCTTTCAG AAAGTACAAAACACATCAGACGTTTTGCAGAATCTTACAGGCAGAAATATATCAGATTATCTGGTGAAGACTTATGCACAAATAATTGGAAAAAG TCTGAAGAACAGGATGTGGGTCAATGAGTTCAG GTACGGAGGTTTCTCCTTGGGAGCAAGCAGTTCCCCAGCACTTCCACCAAGTGAAGAAGTCCTTGCTTCCATCAAACACATCAAAAGACGCCTGGATCTAGCAAGG AATGGGGCAGCCAACCGATTCCTTGATAGCTTTGGGATCTTCATGAAAGGACTAGATGCAAAGGATAATGTAAAG GTGTGGTTTAACAACAAAGGCTGGCATGCTATTACAGCATTTCTGAACGTGATGAATAATGCCATCCTACGCTCCAAGCTACCTGAAGGAACAGATCCTGCCAAATATGGAATCACAGCTTTCAATCACCCTCTAAATCTTACTAAAGAGCAACTGTCTGAGGTTGCATT GATGACTACATCTGTCGATGTCTTGGTTTCCATCTGCGTCATATTCGCCATGTCCTTTGTGCCAGCCAGTTTTGTGGTTTTCCTGATCCAAGAGAGAGTGAGCAAGGCCAAGCACCTGCAGTGCATCAGTGGAGTTAAGCCAGTAATCTACTGGTTAGCCAACTTTGTGTGGGATATG TGTAATTACATAGTGCCAGCTACACTAGTCATTATAATATTCGTCTGCTTCCAACAAGACTCCTATGTATCGTCTTCCAATTTACCTGTATTGGCCCTTCTTCTTCTACTATATGG ATGGTCCATTACCCCGCTGATGTACCCAGCTTCCTTTTTGTTTAAGATCCCCAGTACAGCCTATGTTGTGTTGACTAGTGTTAATCTGTTCATTGGAATCAATGGAAGCGTGGCCACGTTTGTGTTGGAACTCTTCACCAGTAAT aaattgaGCAACATCAATGAAATTTTAAAGTCGGTGCTGCTGATATTCCCTCATTTCTGCTTGGGAAGAGGACTTATTGATATGGTGAAGAATCAGGCTATGGCTGATGCTCTTGAAAGATTTG GTGAAAACCGTTTTGTCTCCCCAATGTCCTGGGACCTGGTTGGGAGAAATCTCTTTGCTATGGCTGTGCAGGGATTGGTTTTCTTCATCATAACCTTGCTTATCCAATATCGTTTCTTCATTAAACCAAG ACCCGTGACTGCAAAGCTTCCTCCTTTAATTGATGAAGATGACGACGTGGCTAGGGAACGACAGAGGATAATAAATGAGGGGGGCCGGAGTGATATACTGGAAATCAAAGCATTAACTAAG GTCTATAGAACAAAGAGAAAGCCAGCTGTTGACAGACTGTGCGTGGGAATCCCTCCTGGAGAG TGCTTTGGCCTGCTGGGAGTTAATGGCGCTGGTAAAACCACTACTTTCAAGATGCTTACTGGAGATACTGATGTGACTGCTGGAGAAGCCTTCCTAAAGGGTCACAG CATTCTGTCCAACATGCAAGACGTCCATCAGAACATGGGCTACTGTCCTCAGTTTGATGCTATCAATGAGCTTCTAACAGGGAGAGAACACTTGGAGCTTTACGCTTTACTGCGTGGTGTGCCTGAAAAAGAGGTTTGCAAG GTTGCTGAATGGGCGATACGGAAGCTCGGACTAGTAAAATACTCTGAGAAATGTGCAGGGGCCTACAGTGGTGGGAACAAGCGCAAATTATCTACTGCCATTGCTTTAATTGGCGGACCACCAGTGGTGTTTTTG gatgaGCCAACTACAGGCATGGATCCTAAAGCAAGGCGCTTCTTATGGAACTGTGCCCTGAGTGTCATAAAGGAAGGACGATCAGTTGTACTCACATCTCACAG TATGGAAGAATGTGAAGCTCTCTGTACAAGAATGGCTATTATGGTTAATGGGAGGTTTAGATGTCTGGGAAGTGTACAACATCTCAAGAACAA GTTTGGGGATGGGTACACGATTGTTGTACGGATAGCAGGATCAAATCCTGATCTAAAACCTGTGGAGGATTTCTTCAGCCATGCCTTCCCAGGAAGTGTGTTAAAGGAAAAACATCGAGGAATGCTGCAGTACCAACTGCGGTCCTCACAATCTTCCTTGGCTAGGATCTTCAGCATCCTTTccaagaacaagaaaaaacttCACATTGAAGATTATTCAGTCTCTCAAACCACTCTTGACCAA gTGTTTGTTAACTTTGCCAAGGACCAAAGTGATGATGATCATTTGAAGGACTTGTCATTACACAAAAACCAGACTGTTGTAGATATGTCGGTCCTGACATCATTTCTTCAGGACGAGAAGGTTAAAGAAAGCTACGTGTGA